The stretch of DNA ataattaaatttaagaaagatgttaaatttgattaaaacttTGAAAGACCAATTGTAAAAGTGTTTTGTagagataataattatttattttattaaatataagagTGATTTAACCGTATATTTGGTTCATTCATgaacaaataatattaagagATCAAGGTGAGTTGACCTGATCAAGCAAAAAGAAAGTCCAATTTCTGGGCATGCTGGAAAGACGAGGCAAAGCAACAAAAACCACTGAGAATAATGAATACCCTGCACAGATGCCATTGGCCTGCACCAAATATCTGCAACATACGAAATCCATAGCTCAAAGCATTCATTTTAGTTCATTAGAAAAACAAtcacaatttaatttctatcttgctaaatataaaacaaaatccCTAAGCTTCCAATTTCCCTCTGTTAGTTCCCAAATCACGAGAACCTCAGCACAAATCCGCAAACGCTATCTACAAATCTACTCTGAATGAATCTCTGTAAAACCAAAAGGAGCGAAAGTATGTGTGAGTTGAATGAGAGATACCTGAAAGCGCTAAGGTCGGTGTAGCTAACAGAGCCATGCTCATTCTCCTCAGAGTTCTTAAGCATGATGATAAGAGCCGTCACAGAGAGAACAATGGGGAACAGACGCAGCAACGTCTCCACCACGCGCAAGACGCTGTTGTCGTTGCCTTCAAATTCCTCATGTCTTCTTCCTTCACCTCCTCCTATCAGGTGTTTGTCAGATCTCGAATTTTGAAGCACTGCACCTCCCTCTTCCATAGCTATTCTCTCATTTTGAAATGTGCATGAATTAGGTTATGATATAGCCCCCTCTATCCGCTCAAGGCTCTAATTAAGGCCAATTCAATGTGCATCACGTCATTATAATATGACTACTACCCAAAATACTAGTAAGCGTCGTATATAAGGTCATTTTCTTTCTAGTGTCTTGTCTTATGCTGTTATAATCACGATACCTCTCAAACTACACCATAATCGATTGTTAGAGTCCGTTTTTCCTTTGATTTGAAGTCTTTCATTTATagcaatttttttctttgggaccttaagaaaaaaaaaattatcaattaccCTAAATGCTGGCTGAATGGTACGTGATATGGTGATGGTTGagagtaataaattttggaaGAGGACATCACATCGAATTTATGATTAGACTCTAGGAAGGTGAGACACGGCTACTTCTTCACTTGGCTTAAATTTACTTTCGTAGACGGTGAAATTGAGGCAATTATAAGCCATAAATTTCCAGTTAAAGTGGGTTCTGCTTCTTAATTTTCTCACCCACTTCAATAGCATCTATtcagaattatatattttgcacCGTATGATTTTTCATCGCTTATATATACTGTTTAAACTAATTCTATCTTTAACCAAAAAACTTGACGCAGGAATGGTGCTTGATGGAGTAGAACAGATCCACACAGAGTCCTTTTTTACTGTTCAAGATAGTGAAGATTGGGGATTTAATAATTGAAGAGTTTGAAGAAAGAAGTCAAAGTGATCGAATTTCATTCATTATTGAAGGAAGAAGATTGAGTCTatatgaaaaggaaataaagtTAATTCAATCAAATAGATCGATAATACGACAAGTAGTTTCATTTTCGCTACAATACAAAATGAATGCACACCGACCACGTGTACAATTTTCAGTGGAATCTAGTCCTAACCTAAGACAGCCACATCTATTGATTCAAAATAGCAACATTTTCTTACATGAATCAAGATTCAAAGCGTTGTAAAATTAttactcatttttatttaaaattttgatatattttaattttaaaaataaatgaatataacatttataatctaatacattaaattttttttgacgtatctaacatatttttcaacaaacttttatacaaaaatatatgaaaaggtataaataattcaaatactaacATATAACAAatgtattttgtaatttaaaataatttaacatatatggattaaaataactatatcattaattttaatgttcGGATTCgttctaattttttataaattatatatatatatatatatatatatattatatacaaactTTGATGTaatttatttggaaaattttaataaaataactaatatttttaatatccatgcATAACAAAAGTTTCTTAGTAATAAGACAAACAAATGCCTTAAATCTTAATCAACCGAGACTAACGGGCCCAATATCACGTACGGCCCAAAACAACCCAACACACTGTTCGTTGAGTAACAACCTCCCCTTCTAACAACAACATCttgtaacaaataaatattaacgtaagaattaatagtaataataataataaaatattatttattataaaagaaagtaattattaaaaaggtcataattaaataataaaatataggtGAGTGGATGAACGCAAGATCCGGAATTCATAAAACTGACAAACATTGGGCTTACCCAACAGAGACATCTTCCAGCTTCGGAGATATCCACTTTCCATCAACACGGGATGGAATGAGACACAATACAACTTACAAGGACTTCACCCTTATCCAAATTTCTTCCCAATTTCACAATCCATGCACTCACCTTAACTTTCATCTTCAAACCCTTTTTAATCATCATCataattccttttattttattccttaCTATAAtatattctcatttttaataatgtttatatTATAGGAATTCATGTACacactttttcttctatttttaatccATCCAACAAGCATCACCAATCTtcaatttactaattttattttgtatgacCTATTCTC from Vigna unguiculata cultivar IT97K-499-35 chromosome 8, ASM411807v1, whole genome shotgun sequence encodes:
- the LOC114193825 gene encoding CASP-like protein 2A1, with product MEEGGAVLQNSRSDKHLIGGGEGRRHEEFEGNDNSVLRVVETLLRLFPIVLSVTALIIMLKNSEENEHGSVSYTDLSAFRYLVQANGICAGYSLFSVVFVALPRLSSMPRNWTFFLLDQVLTYLILAAGAASMEVLYLAEKGNAATTWSSACGAFGPFCHKVTASIAITFVAVICYVFLSLISSYKLFTKYDAPDITNISKAVHIAAFHA